A single genomic interval of Helianthus annuus cultivar XRQ/B chromosome 6, HanXRQr2.0-SUNRISE, whole genome shotgun sequence harbors:
- the LOC110937121 gene encoding auxin-responsive protein SAUR21, with protein MAIRMPRIIQARKILKRSLSNGSTTPASMDIPKGYFAIYVGEQEKKRFVVSVSLLSEPTFQELLHQAEEEFGYNHPMGRLAIPCSEDVFTDLASRLGAF; from the coding sequence ATGGCCATACGTATGCCACGCATCATTCAAGCAAGAAAAATTCTCAAACGGTCCCTCTCAAATGGTAGCACCACTCCTGCATCTATGGACATCCCCAAAGGCTATTTTGCCATTTATGTTGGAGAACAAGAGAAGAAGCGGTTTGTGGTGTCTGTATCACTACTAAGCGAACCTACGTTTCAGGAGCTACTGCATCAGGCAGAAGAAGAGTTTGGCTACAACCATCCAATGGGCAGGCTCGCGATTCCCTGTAGTGAAGATGTATTCACAGATCTGGCTTCTCGTTTGGGAGCATTTTGA